TCTCTCCGAAACACCTCCCATGTGGGAAGCATGGGGAGGGTTGAATATCCATGTGGTTCCGGAGTTGTATAGGTGGTTTTTCACTGGTCCGTCTTCTACATTTATTGTATCAATGTGAAGGTCATCCGTGGCACCAACAAAATTTGTGCCTCGATCAGAGCACAATATCTTGACCTTCCCTCTAATGGCTGTGAACCGTTTTAGTGAGTTGATGAAAGCTGTTGAAGACATCTTGTCAACAACTTCTATGTGAATTGCTCGAGTAACCAGACATGTATACATGATGGCCCAGCGCTTTGAACTGGCACTCCCTGTTCGAGTCTTGCGTGATACGACTGACCATGGACCAAAGGTGTCGACCCCGACATTCGTAAACGGTGGTGCTACCTCAAGCTTATCCTTCGGTAAGTCTGCCATTTTCTGCCAGTCCAGACGTCCTCTTAGTTTGCGACAAATAACACACTTGTGCAAAATAGATGAGATCAGGTTCTTACAACCAGTGATCCAGTATCCTGCTGATCTCACTGTCCCTTCAGTGAAGCTTCTTCCTTGATGCTTAACTTCCTCGTGGAAGTGTAATACAAGTAATCTTGAAACATGATGTTTTCCAGGAAGCAATAGAGGCGTCTTCTCTATAAACCCAAGATCCGCCATCTTAATCCGTCCACCTACACGCAAAATTCCATCAGCATCCAAAAATGGTGACAGCTTGTAGATACTGCTATCCTTTGGTAAGTGCATGTTTTGCTGGATACAGCTAATTTCCAGGCCATATACCTGTCTCTGAAcagattttatatcaaatagttcTGCATCCCGATAGGTCGCCACTTTTGCAAGTGTGCTCTTAACCTGTTCCTTTTGATCCTTATGCATTCTTGCAAAGATTTTCAGTCGTGCAATAGCTTGTACGAGACGTCTCCAACGAGAAAATCTTTCGTATCTGTGAGTACCAAGAGAACTATTTCCTGATACTTTGGTCTTTGTAACGCATAATGCTTCTGTCGGACGGATCTCTCTATCATCATCTGGGTTGACCAACTCGTGAGTTTGATCCAAGTTTAATGCGTCTTCAGTGACATTCAGGAAATGAGTAGGTCCCTTCAACCACAGGctatctttcatattttcagCTGGAATGGACCTAGTTCCCTCATCGGCAGGGTTCTTACAGGTTGGAACGTAGTTCCACTGACTGACATCTGTTGACCTTCTTATACGCTCTACCTTATTTGCAACGTATATGTAGAATCGCCTGGTTTGGTTGTGTATGTAACCTAAAGCCACTTTACTATCAGAGTAAAGTTTCACGCAGTTGAAGGAAATGTCAGCATTTTCAAGAATGTAGTCCTTGATTTCCACAGCCAATAACGCAGTGCATAACTCTAGCCTAGGAATGGTGTGGCCATGCGTAGGGGCTACCTAAGTTTTCCCTAATAGAAATCCAACATTCGATTCTCCATTGTCAAGAATGGTCTTGATATATGCCACGGCGGCTATGGCCTTGTCAGAGGCATCTGCAAAGATGTGTAACTCTTTGGTGACAGCCTTTTGCAAAGAGTATGCTACGTACATTCGATGAATGTGAAGATCATTGAGTAAATCTAAAGAATTTCGCCATTACTTCCACTCATCCAAGTGCTCCACAGACAATGGCTCATCCCAACCAACAGACTGGGAGGTAATCTTTCGCAGAATGATTCTACCTTGAATCGTGACTGGCGCAATAAATCCAAGTGGGTCGAAAATACTATGCACAGTCGATAGAATGCCACGACCAGTGTACGGCCTTCCCTCCATGGAGATGTGAAACGTAAATGCATCCAAAGCCAGATCCCAGTGTAGACCAAGACTCCTTTGAAGTGGCAAGTGGTCTGAGTCAAAGTCCAGATCCTTAGCAAGATCATCAGATGATATAGCTGCCATGACTTCTTCGCTGTTTGATGCGAATTTATGAAGGCGCAACTTGCCATGCATCCTGAGCGCTTCTTGACTTCTTTGTAACAGACTTATGGCTTCTTCACTTGTTGACACAGATATAAGTGCATCATCCACGTAGAAATGTTTCTGAATGAAGTCTTTCACATCAGAACCAAACTGGTTGGCAGCTTCATCAGCAGATTTTCGCAAACCATATGCTGCCACTGCGGGTGACGTACAATTGCCAAACACGTGGACTTTCATTCTGTATTCCACAAGCTCATTCCTTAAGTCGTTGTCACAATACCAAAgaaacctaaaaaaaaattgcgatGATCTTCTCGTACTGTAAAGCAATAAAACATTTGCTGAATGTCGGCCATCACGGCAACAGGTTCCTTTTTAAATCGCATCAGTACTGTAATAAGATTGTTGACAAGATCTGGACCAGATAACATGACATCGTTTAAAGATACTCCTTCAAACTTAGCTGACGAATCAAATACACAGCGTATTTGGTCACGTTTTTTCGGGTGGTACACCCCAAACACTGGAATATACCAAACTTCTTCTCCTTCGACCAGATCTGGAGCAATTTTGGCATGCTTGCAGATGAGCAGTTTTTCCATGAATGCAATGAAATGTTCACATTTTGTTGAGTCCTTTTTCAAACCCTTTTCAAGTGACATCGCACGATGAAGAGCCATTTTTCTGTTGTTTGGGAGTCGCTCGCGAGACGGCTTGAATAGGAGAGGGGCACACCAACTCCCATCTATGTCCTTGTGCAACTCCTTGTCCATTATCTCCATGAAAGTTCTGTCCTCACAAGACAAACCAATCTTGTCATCGTGTTTGGTTCGTTCAAAAACAGTTGATGCGAATCTATCTTCTCTCGTCCGAAAGGGGATCTCTTTCAATGGTTCACTCAATCCGTAGTCATCAGAAACCTCGAGCTTACTCGTACAAGGTCGGAATATTGAGCCCCTTCCTTCCTGCAACACATGAGTTTTTCTTGCGCAAACTCTGTCTGGTACATGTCGACCTTGTAGACAAACATCTCCTATGACAACCCACCCAAGCCTTAGTTTTTGTGCATATGGTTTAGAGTAAGGTCCAATGATTTGATCAAGAACATGGTGTGCTTCAGGCACATCTCTGCCAATTAAAAGACTGATGCGACTCTCTGGTTCAGTGGGCGGTAGCTCATGAGCAATCGGTCTTAAGTGTTCATGAAGCATAGCTATGTCACAGGTAGGTATCTCCGATCGATCATTCGGTATCTCTGTACACTCGATTAGAGTCGGCAGATCAACTCGGTAAGTACCATCAAGTGATTCCACTGTGAATCCTGCAGATCGTCTGCCTGACATAAGTGTATTGCCAGCACAACTTGACAAGGTGTAATCCTGTCTTTCGCCAACTATGTCAAACGCGTCAAACAGATCCTTTTGCGCCAATGTACGGTTACTTTGATCATCCAAGATAGCATAGGTACGAAATCTCCTATCAGGAAATGCACTATGGGTCACAGTGACAAGAACTATCTTGGCACATGATTTTCCTTTAAAGTCGCCTTGGCAAATTTCGGTGCACTTGTTATTGACAGATTGTGAAGCTGGAGGCTCGTCCTCCCCGCCATGCTTCTCTATCGCTGTGTGTTTATCAAATGGAGTCTCTTCATAAGAGTGCATGGCGGTCAAATGACGCTTACTGTTGCACACTGTGCAAAGTACATTTTCATACACTTATTAGGTGAAttcatgttcaaatgttaaaTATATGGAAAGCAGTTCTTGTAATAATTTTCTATAATGTACCTTATTTTTTCTTGTAGCTTTTTACCACATTCAGACATTCACATTTGTCTCTCAGCCATTTGGAGAGTTAAAGGAATTGGCAATAAACGAATTAAGGAAGTTATACTATCCGTTTTGTCCTTTGTTCCATTGAAAGGCGGAATAGTAAAAAGACCGTGGTTGGCCTACAGAAGGAAAATTCCAACaagaataacaaaaacaaaggaGCAATCTTTCACATGAGATTTGGCGGCAACagacaagagagataactcacacATGGATGATGTACTAAACAAAGACCAATAACTCTGACATACTCATCAAAAATTATCAATCCAGAACaatgttatgtattagagtgaataagacgttaatgataccaaaactgaatctgtggtgaaaatataaataacatattattcagggattcggttctggccttttaactctcatccacgggcgcgcttccggcgaagaaatgcatcgatttgatgcaattcttgcgccgatccacgtccgagtcttcttaccggttacggaaaaagacgaaCGCGTGATCCGATTGCGGTAACAGCAttgcaatcggaactcctcgaatgtctcgtgcactcgacatagatctcggatttaatacgatggcatccatgagcgaatttgatgcattgtcaacatggatgccatcgtattacatccgaaaTCTATGTCGAgagcgcgagacattcgaggagttccgattgaccAGCATTGACGAGTACAGTCTGGGATGTCAGCTGACAGACACTGATGCTTTTTTCAGTTCGGCCCTATGTTTTTTCGGTCGTTGGTAGTTTCGGCCTAAAGTTTTTTCGACCCTAGTCGTTTCGGCCTCACTTTTGAATACCTTTAAttataatacatttctcatctTAATATATAAGTATTTGAGTCTTATTACTGCAGTTTGTTCAGTATATTCTTCTCGTcctttgttgtgtaaacaaggAAGTCCACatcatcaataaaaataataagccatttaCAGATTACTTAAACttgtattttaaaagcaaaaatgtcaaaacatATATTTGTTGTGAACATAGCACTACACATAAGATTAAGCAAGCACTACAGAAaacagatatatacatatatcat
This genomic window from Ostrea edulis chromosome 4, xbOstEdul1.1, whole genome shotgun sequence contains:
- the LOC130053870 gene encoding uncharacterized protein LOC130053870; this encodes MKVHVFGNCTSPAVAAYGLRKSADEAANQFGSDVKDFIQKHFYVDDALISVSTSEEAISLLQRSQEALRMHGKLRLHKFASNSEEVMAAISSDDLAKDLDFDSDHLPLQRSLGLHWDLALDAFTFHISMEGRPYTGRGILSTVHSIFDPLGFIAPVTIQAPTHGHTIPRLELCTALLAVEIKDYILENADISFNCVKLYSDSKVALGYIHNQTRRFYIYVANKVERIRRSTDVSQWNYVPTCKNPADEGTRSIPAENMKDSLWLKGPTHFLNVTEDALNLDQTHELVNPDDDREIRPTEALCVTKTKVSGNSSLGTHRYERFSRWRRLVQAIARLKIFARMHKDQKEQVKSTLAKVATYRDAELFDIKSVQRQVYGLEISCIQQNMHLPKDSSIYKLSPFLDADGILRVGGRIKMADLGFIEKTPLLLPGKHHVSRLLVLHFHEEVKHQGRSFTEGTVRSAGYWITGCKNLISSILHKCVICRKLRGRLDWQKMADLPKDKLEVAPPFTNVGVDTFGPWSVVSRKTRTGSASSKRWAIMYTCLVTRAIHIEVVDKMSSTAFINSLKRFTAIRGKVKILCSDRGTNFVGATDDLHIDTINVEDGPVKNHLYNSGTTWIFNPPHASHMGGVSERMVGVTRKILDSMLSNVSDHSLTHDVLCTFMAEVCAIINNRPLVPVSSDVDFPFVLSPASILTQKVGDSCTTTNDNPETFSLNDLYKSSWRRVQALSDAFWARWPFYHIQTFTFVSQPFGELQ
- the LOC130053871 gene encoding uncharacterized protein LOC130053871, which translates into the protein MHSYEETPFDKHTAIEKHGGEDEPPASQSVNNKCTEICQGDFKGKSCAKIVLVTVTHSAFPDRRFRTYAILDDQSNRTLAQKDLFDAFDIVGERQDYTLSSCAGNTLMSGRRSAGFTVESLDGTYRVDLPTLIECTEIPNDRSEIPTCDIAMLHEHLRPIAHELPPTEPESRISLLIGRDVPEAHHVLDQIIGPYSKPYAQKLRLGWVVIGDVCLQGRHVPDRVCARKTHVLQEGRGSIFRPCTSKLEVSDDYGLSEPLKEIPFRTREDRFASTVFERTKHDDKIGLSCEDRTFMEIMDKELHKDIDGSWCAPLLFKPSRERLPNNRKMALHRAMSLEKGLKKDSTKCEHFIAFMEKLLICKHAKIAPDLVEGEEVWYIPVFGVYHPKKRDQIRCVFDSSAKFEGVSLNDVMLSGPDLVNNLITVLMRFKKEPVAVMADIQQMFYCFTVREDHRNFFLGFFGIVTTT